Proteins encoded together in one Microbacterium oxydans window:
- the rpsG gene encoding 30S ribosomal protein S7, protein MPRKGPAPKRPVVNDPVYGAPIVTSLVNKILVDGKKSLAESIVYGALRGVEAKNGQDAVATLKKALDNVRPTLEVRSRRVGGSTYQVPVEVKPHRANTLALRWLVSYAKGRREKTMTERLQNEILDASNGLGAAVKRREDTHKMAESNRAFAHYRW, encoded by the coding sequence ATGCCTCGTAAGGGTCCCGCCCCCAAGCGCCCCGTCGTCAACGACCCGGTATACGGCGCGCCGATCGTCACCTCGCTGGTGAACAAGATCCTCGTCGACGGCAAGAAGTCGCTGGCCGAGTCGATCGTCTACGGCGCCCTCCGCGGTGTCGAGGCGAAGAACGGTCAGGACGCCGTCGCCACGCTCAAGAAGGCGCTCGACAACGTGCGCCCCACCCTCGAGGTCCGCAGCCGCCGCGTCGGTGGCTCGACCTACCAGGTGCCGGTCGAGGTCAAGCCTCACCGCGCCAACACGCTCGCTCTGCGCTGGCTCGTGAGCTACGCGAAGGGCCGTCGTGAGAAGACGATGACCGAGCGTCTGCAGAACGAGATCCTCGACGCGTCGAACGGTCTGGGTGCCGCGGTCAAGCGCCGCGAGGACACGCACAAGATGGCCGAGTCGAACCGCGCGTTCGCTCACTACCGCTGGTAA
- the fusA gene encoding elongation factor G: MAQDVLTDLSKVRNIGIMAHIDAGKTTTTERILFYTGVNHKLGETHDGASTTDWMEQEKERGITITSAAVTCFWNKNQINIIDTPGHVDFTVEVERSLRVLDGAVAVFDGKEGVEPQSETVWRQADKYNVPRICFVNKMDKLGADFYFTVDTIINRLGAKPLVIQLPIGAESDFIGVVDLIEMRALVWAGDSKGDVTMGASYEIQEIPEDLKEKAAEYRQQLLETVAETDDALLEKFFGGEELTVAEIKGAIRKLTVASEIYPVLCGSAFKNRGVQPMLDAVVDFLPNPLDVGSIEAHDPKDYDTIIERHPDAKDPFAALAFKVAVHPFFGRLTYVRVYSGQLESGSAVINSTKNKKERIGKIFQMHANKEIPVPSVTAGNIYAVIGLKDTTTGDTLTDPAHPVVLESMTFPEPVIEVAIEPKTKADQEKLGVAIQKLAEEDPTFRTELNPETGQTTIKGMGELHLDILVDRMKREFNVEANVGKPQVAYRETIRKAVEKHDYTHKKQTGGSGQFAKIQFTIEPLDLDAEQTYEFVNAVTGGRIPREYIGSIDAGFQDAMNVGVLAGYPMVGVKATIVDGAAHDVDSSEMAFKIAGSMGFKEAARRANPVLLEPLMAVEVRTPEEYMGDVIGDLNSRRGQIQSMEDAAGVKVVRAQVPLSEMFGYIGDLRSKTSGRAVYSMEFHSYAEVPRAVADEIVQKTKGE, encoded by the coding sequence GTGGCACAAGACGTGCTCACGGACCTGAGCAAGGTCCGCAACATCGGCATCATGGCGCACATCGATGCCGGCAAGACCACGACGACCGAGCGCATCCTGTTCTACACGGGCGTCAACCACAAGCTCGGCGAGACGCACGATGGCGCCTCGACCACCGACTGGATGGAGCAGGAGAAGGAGCGCGGCATCACGATCACGTCTGCCGCCGTGACCTGCTTCTGGAACAAGAACCAGATCAACATCATCGACACCCCCGGCCACGTGGACTTCACGGTCGAGGTGGAGCGTTCGCTCCGCGTCCTCGATGGTGCGGTGGCCGTGTTCGACGGCAAGGAGGGCGTCGAGCCCCAGTCCGAGACCGTCTGGCGTCAGGCCGACAAGTACAACGTCCCGCGTATCTGCTTCGTCAACAAGATGGACAAGCTCGGCGCGGACTTCTACTTCACCGTCGACACGATCATCAACCGTCTGGGCGCCAAGCCGCTCGTCATCCAGCTGCCCATCGGCGCGGAGAGCGACTTCATCGGTGTCGTCGACCTGATCGAGATGCGTGCGCTGGTCTGGGCCGGTGACTCGAAGGGTGACGTCACCATGGGCGCCTCCTACGAGATCCAGGAGATCCCGGAGGACCTCAAGGAGAAGGCTGCCGAGTACCGCCAGCAGCTCCTCGAGACCGTCGCCGAGACCGACGACGCGCTGCTCGAGAAGTTCTTCGGTGGCGAGGAGCTCACGGTCGCCGAGATCAAGGGCGCGATCCGCAAGCTGACCGTCGCCTCGGAGATCTACCCGGTGCTCTGCGGCTCCGCGTTCAAGAACCGTGGCGTCCAGCCGATGCTCGACGCGGTCGTCGACTTCCTCCCGAACCCGCTCGACGTGGGCTCGATCGAGGCGCACGACCCGAAGGACTACGACACGATCATCGAGCGTCACCCCGACGCGAAGGACCCGTTCGCGGCCCTCGCGTTCAAGGTCGCCGTGCACCCGTTCTTCGGTCGTCTGACCTACGTCCGCGTCTACTCGGGTCAGCTCGAGTCCGGTTCCGCGGTCATCAACTCGACCAAGAACAAGAAGGAGCGCATCGGGAAGATCTTCCAGATGCACGCCAACAAGGAGATCCCGGTCCCCTCGGTCACCGCCGGCAACATCTACGCGGTCATCGGTCTGAAGGACACCACCACCGGTGACACCCTGACCGACCCGGCGCACCCGGTCGTCCTCGAGTCGATGACGTTCCCCGAGCCCGTCATCGAGGTCGCCATCGAGCCGAAGACCAAGGCCGACCAGGAGAAGCTGGGTGTCGCCATCCAGAAGCTCGCTGAAGAGGACCCGACCTTCCGCACGGAGCTCAACCCCGAGACCGGTCAGACGACCATCAAGGGCATGGGCGAGCTGCACCTCGACATCCTCGTGGACCGCATGAAGCGCGAGTTCAACGTCGAGGCCAACGTCGGCAAGCCGCAGGTGGCGTACCGCGAGACGATCCGCAAGGCCGTCGAGAAGCACGACTACACGCACAAGAAGCAGACCGGTGGTTCTGGACAGTTCGCAAAGATCCAGTTCACCATCGAGCCGCTCGACCTCGACGCCGAGCAGACCTACGAGTTCGTGAACGCCGTCACCGGTGGTCGCATCCCTCGTGAGTACATCGGCTCGATCGACGCCGGTTTCCAGGACGCGATGAACGTCGGTGTGCTCGCGGGCTACCCGATGGTCGGCGTCAAGGCGACCATCGTCGATGGTGCTGCGCACGACGTCGACTCCTCGGAGATGGCGTTCAAGATCGCGGGCTCCATGGGCTTCAAGGAGGCCGCTCGTCGCGCCAACCCCGTTCTGCTCGAGCCGCTGATGGCCGTCGAGGTCCGTACGCCCGAGGAGTACATGGGCGACGTCATCGGCGACCTGAACTCGCGTCGTGGCCAGATCCAGTCGATGGAGGACGCCGCAGGCGTCAAGGTCGTCCGCGCTCAGGTGCCGCTGTCCGAGATGTTCGGCTACATCGGCGACCTGCGCTCGAAGACCTCGGGCCGCGCCGTCTACTCGATGGAGTTCCACAGCTACGCTGAGGTTCCCCGCGCAGTGGCCGACGAGATCGTCCAGAAGACCAAGGGCGAGTAA
- a CDS encoding ABC transporter, with translation MSDPDAPQPEKPADVDDVVGSANAGLDAAAAAGADVPGTVGPPEGEPTDAAADKTIDPDLAAFEAAERDHPGTFAPPPPAASSVPEEEPRPWTEAPREEEVDSSSFYPEASVAAPVPFGHEGSGMTGTPYAQYGDEVETRIVPSEPLVAASASQPQPIFVQAPEPPRDRGNRGTAGLIGLLATLVFAVLYLGAALGFGAIAGDVSGENIGEAALAPLTTWGYWTPVVVFFLGFWLLGAIINRGRWGLWVVFGIIVGVIAYAGHILGQLFEAPFWKLTASQGLDLVGEQLLAPLAIAAFVFARELTIWFGAWVSRSGARKTELNAEAQREYERTLEAGPTLPR, from the coding sequence ATGAGTGACCCCGACGCTCCCCAGCCCGAGAAGCCGGCTGACGTCGACGACGTCGTCGGCAGCGCGAACGCCGGTCTCGACGCCGCCGCGGCCGCGGGTGCAGACGTTCCCGGCACCGTCGGCCCGCCGGAGGGCGAGCCGACCGACGCCGCCGCAGACAAGACCATCGATCCCGACCTCGCCGCGTTCGAAGCCGCCGAGCGCGATCACCCCGGCACGTTCGCGCCGCCGCCTCCCGCCGCGTCCTCCGTGCCGGAGGAGGAACCGCGTCCGTGGACCGAAGCGCCGCGCGAGGAGGAGGTCGACTCGTCGTCCTTCTACCCCGAGGCGAGCGTCGCCGCCCCCGTCCCGTTCGGCCACGAGGGCTCGGGCATGACGGGCACGCCCTACGCGCAGTACGGTGACGAGGTCGAGACGCGCATCGTCCCGTCCGAGCCGCTGGTCGCCGCATCCGCCTCCCAGCCGCAGCCGATCTTCGTGCAGGCCCCCGAGCCGCCCCGCGACCGCGGCAACCGCGGCACCGCCGGCCTGATCGGGCTGCTCGCCACCCTCGTCTTCGCCGTCCTGTACCTCGGAGCGGCGCTCGGCTTCGGCGCGATCGCCGGCGACGTGAGCGGCGAGAACATCGGCGAAGCCGCTCTCGCGCCGCTGACCACGTGGGGATACTGGACGCCCGTCGTGGTCTTCTTCCTCGGCTTCTGGCTTCTCGGCGCGATCATCAACCGCGGCCGCTGGGGCCTGTGGGTCGTGTTCGGCATCATCGTCGGCGTCATCGCCTACGCGGGGCACATCCTCGGACAGTTGTTCGAGGCGCCCTTCTGGAAGCTCACCGCCTCCCAGGGCCTCGACCTGGTCGGCGAGCAGCTGCTGGCACCGCTGGCCATCGCCGCCTTCGTGTTCGCCCGTGAGCTGACCATCTGGTTCGGCGCCTGGGTCTCCCGCAGCGGCGCCCGCAAGACCGAGCTGAACGCCGAGGCCCAGCGCGAGTATGAGCGGACGCTCGAAGCCGGTCCGACTCTGCCGAGGTAA
- a CDS encoding spermidine/putrescine ABC transporter substrate-binding protein, giving the protein MERSLETQVDQAVEAWLRWVPRWEPATHRGRVAPCRRCLGSPILSAAGIGANTPHGVQHGLSTRIKTIVDHAVAEYTARNLPMLQRELDQQAARNRARSYRPAEDLDPEFDGLPLDPEPVPGAPFLFTIAGLADDSAAALPALPPLTEEAKIALRQEVALADEYANLVGREICGILLRHRIHIQAAISQHVEPQIEALLAELTESLDSPFDPDLP; this is encoded by the coding sequence GTGGAGCGCTCATTGGAGACGCAGGTGGACCAGGCCGTCGAAGCCTGGTTGCGCTGGGTGCCGCGCTGGGAGCCGGCGACCCACCGCGGCCGCGTCGCGCCGTGCCGCCGCTGTCTCGGCTCTCCCATCCTCTCCGCGGCCGGTATCGGCGCGAACACCCCGCACGGCGTGCAGCACGGGCTCTCGACGCGGATCAAGACGATCGTCGACCATGCCGTCGCGGAGTACACGGCGCGCAACCTCCCGATGCTGCAGCGCGAGCTCGACCAGCAGGCCGCGCGCAACCGCGCCCGCAGCTACCGCCCCGCCGAAGACCTCGACCCCGAGTTCGACGGTCTCCCTCTCGATCCGGAGCCCGTTCCGGGGGCGCCGTTCCTGTTCACGATCGCCGGTCTCGCCGACGACTCCGCCGCCGCGCTGCCCGCGCTGCCGCCCCTCACCGAGGAGGCGAAGATCGCCCTCCGCCAGGAGGTCGCCCTCGCCGACGAGTACGCGAACCTGGTCGGCCGCGAGATCTGCGGCATCCTGCTGCGGCACCGGATCCACATCCAGGCGGCGATCTCCCAGCACGTCGAGCCGCAGATCGAGGCGCTGCTCGCGGAGCTGACCGAGTCCCTGGACTCCCCGTTCGACCCCGATCTGCCCTGA
- a CDS encoding ABC transporter permease yields MSAIAEAPRRMIVPASERRLKNHTSIVQTVQNTLTMAYRGLVKIRRTPEQLFDVTLQPIIFTLMFTYIFGGAISGDVASYLPTIIPGILVQTVITTSVVTGTQLREDMDKGVFDRFRSLPIARIAPLSGALLADTIRYAIATTLTFTMGFIMGLRPEGGIGAVIGAGLLVIACSWAISWIFAFFGVIARTASSVQGISMLVLFPLTFLSNAFVPVDTMPGWLQGFVNINPVSHLVTAVREIVNNGVFGADAWISLLGAAVIVAIFAPLTVRAYMRKA; encoded by the coding sequence ATGAGCGCCATCGCCGAAGCTCCGCGCCGGATGATCGTCCCCGCGTCGGAGCGCCGACTCAAGAACCACACCAGCATCGTCCAGACCGTGCAGAACACGCTCACGATGGCGTATCGCGGACTCGTGAAGATCCGGCGCACGCCCGAGCAGCTGTTCGACGTCACGCTGCAGCCGATCATCTTCACGCTCATGTTCACGTACATCTTCGGCGGGGCGATCTCGGGGGACGTGGCCTCGTACCTGCCCACGATCATCCCGGGCATCCTCGTGCAGACGGTCATCACCACCTCGGTCGTCACCGGCACCCAGCTGCGTGAGGACATGGACAAGGGGGTGTTCGACCGCTTCCGGTCGCTGCCCATCGCCCGCATCGCCCCGCTCTCCGGGGCGCTGCTGGCCGACACGATCCGCTATGCGATCGCCACCACGCTCACCTTCACGATGGGCTTCATCATGGGTCTGCGCCCGGAAGGCGGCATCGGCGCGGTCATCGGCGCCGGACTGCTCGTGATCGCGTGCTCGTGGGCGATCAGCTGGATCTTCGCCTTCTTCGGAGTGATCGCGCGCACGGCGTCGAGCGTGCAGGGCATCTCGATGCTCGTGCTGTTCCCGCTCACGTTCCTCTCGAACGCGTTCGTCCCCGTCGACACCATGCCGGGGTGGCTTCAGGGCTTCGTGAACATCAACCCGGTCTCGCACCTGGTGACGGCGGTGCGGGAGATCGTCAACAACGGCGTCTTCGGCGCCGACGCCTGGATCTCGCTCCTCGGCGCGGCCGTGATCGTCGCGATCTTCGCGCCGCTCACCGTGCGGGCCTACATGCGGAAGGCCTGA
- a CDS encoding ATP-binding cassette domain-containing protein yields MTDLTSDWAVEAEGLVKVFGQNRAVDGVDLRVKTGTVYGVLGPNGAGKTTTINMLATLMRPDGGTGRVFGHDVVREPQVVRQLIGVTGQFASVDETLSANENLMIFSRLLGLSRAEARSKSVELLERFGLSEAARRPLKDFSGGMRRRLDLAASLIAQPPLIFLDEPTTGLDPRTRGQMWDTIRELVATGSTVLLTTQYLDEADQLADRIAVIDRGRVVAEGTADELKASVGSSSLQLRLADAADTADALVSIERILGVRGTLSPEAARITAPMADADRIADLLIALRESGIGVSELSVQKPTLDEVFLTITGHDATDQDAPAEAQKEEVPA; encoded by the coding sequence ATGACAGATCTCACATCAGACTGGGCCGTCGAGGCCGAGGGGCTCGTGAAGGTGTTCGGTCAGAACCGGGCGGTCGACGGCGTCGACCTCCGGGTCAAGACCGGCACCGTCTACGGCGTGCTCGGTCCGAACGGCGCCGGCAAGACCACGACCATCAACATGCTCGCCACCCTGATGCGCCCGGACGGCGGCACCGGCCGCGTCTTCGGCCACGACGTCGTCCGCGAGCCGCAGGTGGTGCGTCAGCTCATCGGCGTCACCGGACAGTTCGCCTCGGTCGACGAGACGCTCTCCGCCAACGAGAACCTCATGATCTTCTCCCGCCTGCTCGGACTCTCCCGCGCCGAGGCGCGGAGCAAGTCCGTCGAGCTGCTCGAGCGGTTCGGGCTGAGCGAGGCGGCGCGGCGTCCACTCAAGGACTTCAGCGGCGGCATGCGTCGTCGCCTCGACCTCGCGGCGTCGCTCATCGCGCAGCCGCCCCTCATCTTCCTGGACGAGCCGACCACCGGACTCGACCCCCGCACCCGCGGGCAGATGTGGGACACGATCCGGGAGCTCGTCGCGACCGGCTCGACCGTCCTGCTCACCACGCAGTATCTCGACGAGGCGGATCAGCTCGCCGACCGCATCGCCGTGATCGATCGCGGACGCGTGGTCGCCGAGGGCACCGCCGACGAGCTGAAGGCGTCCGTGGGCAGCTCGAGTCTGCAGCTGCGGCTCGCCGACGCCGCCGACACCGCGGACGCGCTCGTCTCCATCGAGCGGATCCTGGGGGTGCGTGGCACGCTCTCGCCGGAGGCCGCCCGGATCACGGCGCCGATGGCCGATGCCGACCGCATCGCCGACCTGCTCATCGCCCTGCGCGAGTCCGGGATCGGGGTCTCCGAGCTCAGCGTGCAGAAGCCGACCCTCGACGAGGTTTTCCTCACCATCACCGGGCATGACGCCACGGACCAGGACGCGCCCGCCGAGGCGCAGAAGGAAGAGGTGCCCGCATGA
- the tuf gene encoding elongation factor Tu, with the protein MAKAKFERTKPHVNIGTIGHVDHGKTTLSAAISKVLADKYPSDTNVQRDFASIDSAPEERQRGITINISHIEYETPKRHYAHVDAPGHADYVKNMITGAAQMDGAILVVAATDGPMAQTREHVLLAKQVGVPYLLVALNKSDMVDDEEILELVELEVRELLAGQGFDEDAPVVRVSALKALEGDEKWTQAILDLMQAVDDSVPDPERDRDKPFLMPVEDVFTITGRGTVVTGRAERGTLAINSEVEIVGLRPTVKTTVTGIEMFHKQLDEAWAGENCGLLLRGTKREDVERGQVIVKPGSVTPHTDFEGTAYILSKDEGGRHNPFYTNYRPQFYFRTTDVTGVISLPEGTEMVMPGDTTDMTVELIQPIAMEEGLGFAIREGGRTVGAGTVTKIIK; encoded by the coding sequence GTGGCTAAGGCCAAGTTCGAGCGGACCAAGCCGCACGTCAACATCGGAACGATCGGTCACGTCGACCACGGCAAGACCACGCTCTCCGCAGCGATCTCGAAGGTGCTTGCTGACAAGTACCCGTCCGACACCAACGTGCAGCGTGACTTCGCTTCCATCGACTCGGCGCCGGAAGAGCGCCAGCGTGGAATCACCATCAACATCTCGCACATCGAGTACGAGACCCCCAAGCGCCACTACGCTCACGTCGACGCTCCCGGCCACGCCGACTACGTCAAGAACATGATCACCGGTGCTGCTCAGATGGACGGCGCGATCCTCGTGGTCGCCGCCACCGACGGTCCGATGGCTCAGACGCGTGAGCACGTGCTGCTCGCCAAGCAGGTCGGCGTGCCGTACCTGCTGGTCGCGCTGAACAAGTCCGACATGGTCGACGACGAGGAGATCCTGGAGCTCGTCGAGCTCGAGGTCCGCGAGCTGCTCGCCGGCCAGGGCTTCGACGAGGACGCTCCTGTCGTCCGCGTCTCCGCTCTCAAGGCCCTCGAGGGCGACGAGAAGTGGACCCAGGCGATCCTGGACCTGATGCAGGCTGTCGACGACAGCGTTCCGGACCCGGAGCGCGACCGTGACAAGCCGTTCCTGATGCCCGTCGAGGACGTCTTCACGATCACCGGTCGTGGAACCGTCGTCACGGGTCGCGCCGAGCGTGGCACGCTGGCCATCAACTCCGAGGTCGAGATCGTCGGACTCCGTCCGACCGTCAAGACCACGGTCACGGGTATCGAGATGTTCCACAAGCAGCTCGACGAGGCCTGGGCCGGCGAGAACTGTGGTCTCCTGCTCCGTGGCACGAAGCGTGAGGACGTCGAGCGCGGTCAGGTCATCGTCAAGCCGGGTTCGGTCACGCCGCACACCGACTTCGAGGGCACCGCGTACATCCTGTCCAAGGACGAGGGTGGCCGTCACAACCCCTTCTACACGAACTACCGCCCGCAGTTCTACTTCCGCACCACCGACGTCACCGGCGTCATCTCGCTGCCCGAGGGCACCGAGATGGTCATGCCCGGCGACACCACCGACATGACGGTCGAGCTGATCCAGCCGATCGCCATGGAGGAGGGCCTCGGCTTCGCCATCCGTGAGGGTGGACGCACCGTCGGCGCCGGTACGGTCACGAAGATCATCAAGTAA
- the rpsL gene encoding 30S ribosomal protein S12: MPTIQQLVRKGRSPKVTKTKAPALKSNPQQAGVCTRVYTTTPKKPNSAMRKVARVKLRNGTEVTAYIPGEGHNLQEHSLVLVRGGRVKDLPGVRYKIVRGALDTQAVKNRKQARSRYGAKKG; encoded by the coding sequence GTGCCAACCATTCAGCAGTTGGTTCGCAAGGGTCGCTCGCCCAAGGTCACCAAGACCAAGGCGCCGGCGCTCAAGTCGAACCCGCAGCAGGCCGGGGTCTGCACCCGCGTCTACACCACCACCCCGAAGAAGCCGAACTCGGCGATGCGCAAGGTCGCTCGTGTGAAGCTCCGCAACGGCACCGAGGTCACCGCGTACATCCCCGGTGAGGGCCACAACCTGCAGGAGCACTCGCTGGTGCTCGTGCGCGGCGGTCGTGTCAAGGACCTCCCCGGTGTGCGTTACAAGATCGTCCGTGGCGCCCTGGACACCCAGGCTGTCAAGAACCGTAAGCAGGCTCGTTCCCGCTACGGCGCGAAGAAGGGTTGA
- a CDS encoding ATP-binding protein, translated as MKEPPRVAVLGPATVTSGDGAVELPGPTTRALLVALALGDGRPRGIEALAADIWTDDDLPAHPRGSVQTLISRLRAVAGTDLIRSTAAGYALADAGGTDLARARALEGEATRLADGDPARLTLVDEALSLWRGEIGADLDRSPVGAELRDMAAALRARLDDLRGRTLVVLGRADEAIPALRSLAETQPYDEGAHARLMEALAAADRPQEAVAVFAQLRERLRDDLGSSPGPTITALNTRLLRGEATAGPAPVRIGLRSAPNALIGRDDDLARISDQLTGSRLVTVLGAGGLGKTRLAQAVAAASDAPLVAVIPLASIRDAADLEPAIGAALGISETRTGGTLADARAQPDLRTRIVAMLGERPALLVLDNCEQIIDAVAAWATEMLSTLPSLRILTTSRTPVAISAESVYPLAPLPIEEAGDPGPAVRLFLERAAAVRPGAALPPAVVARLCRRLDGLPLAIELAAARMRTMTVEQIESRLENRFALLTTADRAAPARHRTLQAVIEWSWDLLDPDARHALARLAVLPAGFSAGTAAAVLGQDTADDLLDRLADQSLVVVVETADHDGIRFRMLETVREFGLARLVEDGGEDAAWAAVLAWACSFTRMPGAGIFGEFSPLQPSVLRELNAENDNLVAALRHALDGGLAPEAVGVFAVLTSSWVVRGAFTELIGFAPSMLPLVEHLPDGAVPADVLAPVVLVCALLALVGDDPRGLRIFRRIRHLREEVPGPSPAWDALAALAGAAARPARMSKILAMQRLSPDASVRLVGEFLTAQSAENQGEAAAAGAAAQRAWELAEHAGDRWLASLSASSAAQVASQSARPTEALIWLDRARRGSESFDILDERRQQDWTRGVSLVSLGRWEEAEELFEQLTHVSELTPEGLEFASVGWVGLAEVARDRGLTEIAAMHYERSMITFRSHDQRASPWFLLVMASFVSASVLDGLETSQSATHWARRLRTRMLAIARMRSEYIDRPVLGTALAGWSTWALTEPALQDRGLLALALAEALGGRQDLPSLHLDVLLARATSILGRDAVATARAAVAGYPPDELATRALDVFRMRETPRAV; from the coding sequence ATGAAGGAGCCGCCCCGGGTCGCCGTGCTGGGTCCGGCGACCGTGACCTCGGGCGACGGGGCGGTCGAGCTTCCCGGCCCGACCACGCGCGCGCTCCTGGTCGCCCTCGCCCTGGGCGATGGACGCCCGCGCGGCATCGAGGCTCTGGCCGCCGACATCTGGACGGATGACGACCTGCCCGCCCATCCGCGAGGGTCCGTGCAGACACTGATCTCGCGCCTCCGGGCGGTCGCCGGCACCGACCTGATCCGCAGCACCGCCGCCGGCTACGCGCTTGCCGACGCGGGCGGCACCGACCTGGCGCGCGCTCGGGCTCTCGAGGGCGAGGCCACGCGACTCGCCGACGGGGACCCGGCGCGATTGACGCTGGTCGACGAGGCACTCTCACTCTGGCGGGGCGAGATCGGCGCGGACCTGGATCGCTCCCCCGTCGGCGCGGAGCTGAGGGACATGGCCGCCGCCCTGCGCGCCCGTCTCGACGACCTCCGCGGTCGGACGCTGGTGGTCCTGGGCCGAGCGGACGAGGCGATCCCCGCGCTGCGTTCGCTCGCCGAGACGCAGCCCTACGACGAGGGCGCCCACGCGCGCCTCATGGAGGCTCTCGCCGCGGCCGATCGTCCGCAGGAGGCCGTCGCGGTGTTCGCGCAGCTGCGCGAGCGTCTGCGCGACGACCTCGGCTCCTCCCCCGGGCCGACGATCACCGCCCTGAACACCCGCCTCCTCCGGGGAGAGGCCACCGCCGGCCCCGCGCCCGTGCGGATCGGGCTGCGCTCCGCACCCAACGCGCTGATCGGCCGCGACGACGACCTGGCCCGCATCTCCGACCAGCTCACCGGCTCACGCCTGGTGACCGTTCTCGGCGCGGGCGGCCTCGGCAAGACCCGGCTGGCCCAGGCGGTGGCCGCCGCTTCCGACGCCCCGCTCGTCGCAGTCATCCCGCTCGCCAGCATCCGCGACGCCGCCGACCTGGAGCCGGCGATCGGCGCCGCTCTCGGCATCAGCGAGACCCGCACCGGCGGCACGCTGGCCGACGCCCGCGCGCAGCCCGATCTGCGCACGCGCATCGTCGCCATGCTGGGCGAGCGGCCGGCTCTCCTCGTGCTCGACAACTGCGAGCAGATCATCGACGCCGTCGCCGCCTGGGCCACGGAGATGCTCTCCACGCTCCCGAGCCTGCGCATCCTCACCACCAGTCGCACCCCCGTGGCGATCTCCGCCGAGTCGGTGTACCCGCTGGCCCCCCTCCCCATCGAGGAGGCGGGCGACCCGGGCCCGGCGGTGCGCCTGTTCCTCGAGCGGGCTGCGGCCGTGCGTCCCGGCGCCGCGCTTCCCCCGGCCGTCGTCGCGCGCCTGTGCCGACGCCTCGACGGCCTGCCCCTGGCCATCGAGCTCGCGGCCGCCCGCATGCGGACCATGACCGTCGAGCAGATCGAGTCGCGACTGGAGAACCGCTTCGCGCTGCTCACCACCGCCGATCGCGCAGCGCCCGCCCGCCATCGGACCCTGCAGGCGGTGATCGAGTGGAGCTGGGACCTGCTCGACCCGGATGCGCGTCACGCGCTCGCCCGCCTCGCGGTGCTGCCCGCCGGGTTCTCCGCCGGCACCGCGGCGGCCGTGCTCGGTCAGGACACGGCCGACGACCTGCTCGACCGTCTCGCCGATCAGTCGCTGGTCGTGGTGGTCGAGACCGCGGATCACGACGGCATCCGCTTCCGCATGCTGGAGACGGTGCGCGAGTTCGGGCTCGCGCGACTCGTCGAGGACGGCGGCGAGGACGCGGCCTGGGCGGCGGTCCTCGCCTGGGCCTGCAGCTTCACCCGCATGCCGGGTGCCGGGATATTCGGGGAGTTCTCACCCCTGCAGCCGAGCGTCCTGCGCGAGCTGAACGCCGAGAACGACAACCTCGTCGCCGCGCTGCGACACGCGCTCGACGGCGGGCTGGCCCCCGAGGCGGTCGGCGTCTTCGCCGTGCTCACCTCGTCGTGGGTGGTGCGCGGCGCGTTCACCGAGCTCATCGGCTTCGCCCCGTCGATGCTCCCCCTCGTCGAGCACCTCCCCGACGGGGCGGTGCCGGCCGACGTGCTGGCGCCCGTGGTGCTGGTGTGCGCGCTCCTCGCGCTGGTCGGGGACGATCCGCGCGGGCTGCGCATCTTCCGGCGGATCCGGCACCTCCGGGAGGAGGTCCCCGGTCCGAGCCCGGCCTGGGACGCCCTCGCCGCTCTCGCCGGTGCCGCCGCCCGACCGGCCAGGATGTCGAAGATCCTCGCGATGCAGCGGCTCTCCCCCGACGCGTCGGTCCGCCTCGTCGGCGAGTTCCTCACCGCCCAGTCGGCCGAGAATCAGGGCGAGGCGGCCGCCGCCGGAGCAGCGGCGCAGCGGGCGTGGGAGCTGGCGGAGCACGCGGGCGACCGCTGGCTCGCCTCGCTGTCGGCCAGCTCCGCGGCGCAGGTGGCCAGCCAGTCCGCTCGCCCCACGGAGGCCCTGATCTGGCTCGATCGCGCCCGGCGCGGGTCCGAGTCCTTCGACATCCTCGACGAACGGCGCCAGCAGGACTGGACCCGCGGCGTCAGCCTCGTGAGCCTGGGCAGGTGGGAGGAGGCGGAGGAGCTCTTCGAGCAGCTCACCCACGTGAGCGAGCTCACCCCGGAAGGGCTGGAGTTCGCCTCCGTGGGATGGGTCGGGCTGGCCGAGGTCGCCCGAGACCGCGGACTGACCGAGATCGCCGCGATGCACTACGAGCGATCGATGATCACGTTCCGCTCGCACGACCAGCGCGCCTCGCCGTGGTTCCTGCTCGTGATGGCCAGCTTCGTCTCGGCATCCGTCCTCGACGGTCTCGAGACCTCGCAGAGCGCGACGCACTGGGCTCGACGGCTGCGCACCCGCATGCTGGCGATCGCGCGGATGCGCTCGGAGTACATCGACCGTCCGGTGCTGGGGACGGCCCTCGCCGGGTGGTCGACCTGGGCCCTCACGGAACCGGCGCTGCAGGACCGCGGGCTGCTGGCGCTCGCCCTGGCCGAGGCTCTGGGCGGTCGACAGGATCTGCCGAGCCTGCACCTCGACGTGCTGCTCGCCCGCGCGACCTCGATCCTCGGCCGGGATGCCGTGGCCACCGCCCGTGCCGCCGTCGCGGGCTACCCGCCGGACGAGCTCGCCACCCGGGCGCTCGACGTGTTCCGGATGCGCGAGACGCCCCGCGCGGTCTGA